One window from the genome of Pseudoliparis swirei isolate HS2019 ecotype Mariana Trench chromosome 24, NWPU_hadal_v1, whole genome shotgun sequence encodes:
- the LOC130190236 gene encoding suppressor of cytokine signaling 1-like — translation MVRDNPDRRVTQSRKQNPATETQNQSQPQGEPAEPEGAEPEGIQPENQEPTESQLDLLQWRKLKLHEEPDTWCQPITGAEAEGFPTHLRPFSSAAEYRLVKRTYQQLQHSGYYWGAMAMEAAHGLLARAPLGTFLIRDSGQPDVFFTLSYQSADGPTSVRVQLSDLLFGLSGSHRTFASLFGLLTYYTGSACKLTAPYRRQRPERLKQMCRRALTSAHGAENIGTFPGLSAQVKDYVQAYPCCI, via the exons ATGGTTAGAGACAATCCTGATAGGAGAGTCACGCAGAGCAGGAAACAGAACCCCGCAACGGAGACGCAGAACCAAAGTCAACCACAAGGGGAACCCGCGGAACCAGAAGGAGCTGAGCCAGAGGGAATTCAGCCGGAGAACCAAGAGCCCACGGAGAGTCAGCTGGATTTACTGCAGTGGAGAAAACTGAAGTTACACGAAGAACCTGACACCTGGTGCCAA CCGATCACCGGAGCTGAAGCGGAGGGCTTCCCCACCCACCTCCGTCCGTTCAGCAGCGCGGCGGAGTACCGACTGGTGAAGCGCACctaccagcagctgcagcacagCGGCTACTACTGGGGGGCGATGGCCATGGAGGCGGCGCACGGCCTCCTCGCGCGGGCGCCGCTGGGCACCTTCCTCATCAG AGACAGCGGCCAGCCAGATGTGTTCTTCACGCTGAGTTACCAGAGCGCCGACGGCCCGACGAGCGTCCGCGTGCAGCTGAGCGACCTGCTCTTCGGCCTGAGCGGCAGCCACAGGACCTTTGCGTCGCTCTTCGGCCTGCTCACCTACTACACCGGCTCGGCCTGCAAGCTGACGGCGCCGTACCGCCGGCAGCGCCCGGAGCGCCTGAAGCAGATGTGCAGGAGGGCGCTCACCAGCGCCCACGGAGCGGAGAACATCGGCACCTTCCCCGGACTCAGCGCTCAAGTCAAAGACTACGTCCAGGCGTACCCGTGTTGCATATAG